The segment TGCTCCCTCCTTCGCCAGGGTCATCGGACGCATCGCCTGCAGGCTGTCGATAAACAGGTTGGCCCCGATAGTCAGGCTGGCGATGGCCAGCGCAGGCATCAGCACCGCAGGCGAGCCGTCAAACAGACCCTGCATATTTTCTCGCACCAGCGTGCCCCAGTCGGCGTAAGGCGGCTGCACGCCCAGGCCGAGGAAACTCAGGCCGCTCAGCAGCAGAACGATGTAGACAAAGCGCAGGCCAAAGTCAGTCAGCATCGGGTGCACCATGTTGGGCAGAATATCGTGGATGGCGATATACCAGCGGCTTTCACCACGCAGCCGTGAGGCGCGCACGTAGTCCATGCTGCGCAGCGAGCTGGCCATGGCAAAGGCGATGCGGAAGGCACCCGGCCAGTAGGTAAAGACGGCGGTCAGGACCAGCATCGGCAGCGAGGAGCCAAACACCGCCACGATCATCAGCGACAGCACTTTGCCCGGCAGCACCAGCAGCGCGTCATTGATGCGGCCCAGCAGCTCTTCCAGCCAGCGTCCGGTTACGGCGGCGAGCAGCGCCAGCAGCGTGCCGACCAGACTGGCCAGCAGCGCGGCACTCAGCGCCAGACCGATAGAGAACTTCGCACCGTAGAGAATGCGGCTCAGCATGTCGCGTCCCAGGTAGTCGGTTCCCAGCAGGTTCTCGGCGGTCAGGCCCCCCATCAGCGGACCGCCGCCGATATCGTCAATGCTGTGCGGTGCCAGCGCGGTGCCGAACAGCGCCATCAGCAGCCAGAACAGCGACACCAGCAGCCCCAGCCGTCCTGACCAGGAGAGCGACTGCAGGAAACGCCACGGCAACAAGAGAGTATTCATGCGCTTCTCCATTTCGGGTTAAAGGCGATAGTCAGAATATCGGCCAGCAGCAGCAGCACCAGGTAACAGGCGGCAAACAGCATGACGCAGAGCTGCACCACGGGCAGATCGCGGTTACTGACCGCATCGACCAGCTGGCTGGCCAGACCGGGATAGCTGAAGATGGTTTCGATGATGATGACGCCGCCAAACAGATAGGAGAGGCTGAGCGAGATGGCATTGGCAATCGGCCCGACCGCGTTGGGCAGCGCGTGACGCAGAACGGCCCTGAGCGGCGACACGCCCTTCAGCTGCGCCATCTCCAGGTAGGGGCTGTCGAGCTGATTGATAATGGCGGCGCGGGTCATACGGGCCATCTGCGCCACCAGCACGCAGCAGAGCGTCAGCACCGGCAGCGCGTACGCTTTGAGGTAGCTCAGCAGGTCGCTGTCGGGGCTGCCGAATGACATGGCTGACACCCAGTGCAGCCGGACGGCAAAGATCAGCACCGCCACGGTCGCTACCAGAAATTCAGGCACCGCCACCGTTGCCATCGTCGCAATGACCAGCGCACGATCGAGCCGGGAGCCACGATTCATCGCGGCCAGGATGCCGATCAGCAGCGCCAGCGGCACGCAGATCAGCGTGGTGATAGCCGCCAGTTCAAAGGTCGCGGGGATGCGCTGCGCCACCAGTTGCGAGACCGGCAGATGACTGGCAAACGAGATGCCAAAATCACCCTGCACCAGCCCGGCCAGCCAGTGGAGATAGCGCATCAGCAGAGGCTGGTCGAGGCCCAGTTGCTGCCGTAACGCCGCCACCGTTTCCGGTGTGGCGTTCTGGCCCAGGATCATCTGCGCCGCGTCACCGGGCAGCAGGCTGGTGATGAAAAACACCACCGCCGAGACGATAAGCAACGTCAGGATGCCGGCACCCGTGCGCCGGGCAATCAGAAACAGCATGTATCGGTTCATCGGCGAACTCCCTATAGGTAGCCTGATGGAGCAGGCGGAGATCAGGCGGACAGCCAGGCAAATTCATGGAAGCGATAGCCCATCATCATGCCTGACGGCCAGGGCTCGACGCCTTTGACCTTTTTGCTGTAACCATCAGTCGAGCTGATAAAGGTCGGGATGATGGTGCCGCAGTGGTCATAAATCAGCGTCTGCATGTCGCCATACATCTGCTTGCGTCTGGCCTGATCGCGCTCGCCGCGCGCCGCGACCACCAGCTGATCGAACCGGGGATTTTTCCAGCCCGATTCGTTGTTCGGTGCGGTTGAGAGATAAAACTGCGAGAAGAGCATATCCAGCGTGGGACGCGGATTTATCGAGCCATATCCCAGCGGATCTTTCATCCAGTGCGAAGACCAGTAACCGTCATACGGCACGCGTCGCACTTTGACATTCAGCCCCGCCCCGCGCGCCATCTGCTGGATCAGCTGACCGCCTTCGTTCGCTCCTTCGATATTCGGCGTAGTAATGATCTCGACGGTGGAACCGGTCATGCCCGCTTTTTTGATATGAAACTTCGCTTTTTCCACATCCAGCGGACGGGGTTTGAGGTCGGCGTTATAGAGTGGATGCCACGGTGGCACCGGCGTGTCATTACTGACGTCGCCGTAGCCCTGCAGGACCGTTTTCACCAGCATTTCACGCGGTTGCAGATATTTCATCGCCAGCACGAAATCTTCGTTGTTACCCGGCTTCATGTCGGTGCGGATAATCAGGTTGGTGTACATCCCTGACTTACTCTCCAGTACGCCAAACTCACCGCTGGCGTTGAGACGCTTACAGTCGGCGGCGGTGAGGGTTGACACCATCTGCAGATCGCCCGACATCAGGGCGTTGACGCGCGCCGCGCCGTCGGTGACGCCAATCAGCTCCACCTCATCCAGATGCGGCAGTCCCGGCTTGTAGTAGTTGGGGTTCCGGGTGCCGATGGTGCGGGTTCCCGGCATAAAGGTTTTGCAGATAAACGGCCCGGTGCCGATGCCTTTACTGAAATCGGTCGTGCCCTCTTTGACGATTAAAAACGGCGGGGTCGCCAGCATATAAGGAACATCGAAGTTGGCGCTGTTCAGCTCCAGCTGCACCTCGCTGTCGCTGACGGCGCTGAAAGCTTTGAACTGATCGGCCAGCTTAAAGGCGATAGAGGCGATGGCGGGATCTTTGTGGCGGCTGAGCGAGAAGATGACATCGCTGGCGGTCAGCGGTTTGCCATCATGGAAGGTGACTCCCTTACGCAGCTTAATATGCCAGGTGATGCCGTCGCTGGACTCCAGCGATTCCGCCAGCGCCGGTTGCGCGGTCAGGTTTTTATCCAGCTCGGTCAGGCCGCTGTAGAACATAAACTGGCGGGTATAGTCGGCGCTGTTATTGCTTTTGGCCGGATCGAGCGTATCGGTGGCGGAGGCGTTCGACATCGCCGCGCGCAGTTTACCGCCCCTGACCGGCTTGTCGTCCGCCAGTGCAGCCCCGGAAAAACCGACCAGGCCACTGCTCATCACCGCACCGGCGGAGAGGATTTTCATCAGGCTGCGGCGGGACAGGGAACCCTCGGTGATCATGCGCGTCAGTGCCGGATTTACCGCATCAGCGTCGTTATTATCAAATTTACTCATCTCTCTACCCTCAATAGTCAGGCGAACCGGGAACAGGGTCTGGCGGTGCTGATGACCTGGCGACCAGCACCCGACGGGACGTTAAGAAAGGCGATCCTTTGCTTTGTAATAGAGTCCTGCGAGCGGTAAAAACCATGGCTTGCCGTGATAACCGGGCAGCGCGGGCCATGCGTCACGCTGCCAGGGATTTTCGTTGCGCTTTTCGGCCAGCAGATCGGCCATCACGCGTCCCATCCAGACCGACATCTGTGTGCCGTGTCCGCTGTAGCCCAGTGAATAGAAGAGCCCCTCCTGTTCACCCGCATGGGGCAGACGGTCGGCGGTCATATCGACCATGCCGCCCCAGCAGTAGTCCACCCGCGCCTGGCGGAGCGGTGGCAGCATCTGCGTCAGTGCGTGATGCAGGATCTCGCCGCTGCGCGAATCAGAGGTCGGATTGCTGACCGCAAACCGCGCCCGCCCGCCGAAAACCAGCCGGTGATCGGTAGTGGTGCGGAAATAGTTGCCGATGTTGAGCGACGTCACGTAGGTCCGATCGTGAGGCAGCACCTGACGCAGCAGCGCCGGATCGAGGGCTTCGGTCACCACAATAAAGCTGCCGACCGGCACGATGCGGCGCTGAAACCAGGGAAACGGGCCGACGTTGGAGCAGCCCGTCGCCATCAGTACTTTATCGGCCAGAATCGCGCCCTGCGCGGTGTGAATCCGATGCTGATAGCCTCTGAGGCGCTCCAGCTTCGTCACGGCGTGGTGCGGATAGATCTTCGCCCCGCTGCGGGCCGCCGCCTCCGCCAGGCCGACGCCAAATTTCCCCATGTGCATCTGGCCGCCCCGCTTCTGCAGCAGGCCGCCGTGGAAATCGTCGCTGGCGATCTCGTCGCGCACCGCCGTTTTGTCGAGCAGTTCGATCTGCGGATCCACAGTGCGACGCATCAGTTCATAGGCTTCCCGCAGACCGGCCATATGCGACGCTTTGCTGGCCAGTTTGAGCTTGCCGCACAGCCGGAAGTCACAATCGATCTGCTCCTCCTGAATCAGCTGGCAGACATAGCTCACCGCATCGTCAAATGCCCGGTAGAAGCGGCTGGCCTGCTCCAGACCCTGGCTCGCCACCAGCGAAGCGAAATTGTGGGCCACCCCGGTATTGCAGTGACCGCCGTTGCGCGCCGACGCCTGGCTCATCACGTCGCCACTCTCCAGCACCACCACGCGGATACCGCTGCGCGCCAGATTCAGCGCGGCCGAGATGCCGGTGAAGCCGCCACCGATCACAACCACGTCCGCCTGAGCGGGCAGCGGTTCGCGGGCGGCGCCGGTAAACGCCGGGGCGGTGGCCTGCCAGAACGATTCCAGTTTCATAGGGAGTTCCTCAGAGTCCGACTACGCCGGGCAGGCCGCCGATATCGTTGATTTCGGTGTACTGGTAGTAAGGATTGGCCGGCTCATGACCGCGATTGACCCAGACTTTGTTTTTAATACCGAGATCGTGGGCGGTCATCAGGTCATAGCGGAAGCTGGAAGAAACATGCAGGATCTCCTCCGGGCCGCAGCCGAGCCTGTCGAGCATGTACTCAAAGCCCTTCATCTGCGGTTTATAGGCACCCGCCTCTTCCGCCGTGATGGTCATGTGGATTGGAGCGCCCAGGCGAGGGATATGGTGCGGGATAAGATCTTTCATCGAGTTGGTCAGCAGCACCAGCGGAAACTCTGTGGCGACTTTCGCCAGCCCGGCGGGCACATCGGGATGCGGCCCCCAGCTGGCGCAGTCGGTGTAGATAAAGTCACTGTCTGCTTTGTCCCAGCGGACACCCCACTTTTTGCAGGTACGCTGAATCGCATTGCTGACCACGTCGTAATACGGCTTCCATGCGCCCAGCACCTCATCCAGACGGTAGCTGGAAAAATCGGTGGTAAAGGCGTGCATGTCGTCCGGATCGACGCGGTCGCTAAAGCGGCGCTGCGCTGCGCCCGCCATGTCAAAGCGGATCAGCGTGCCGTAACAGTCGAACGTGATAAATTTCGGTTTAAACAGTGCCATGTAACGCCCTCGTCTTGTCAGTTGCGCTTAAAAATCGATGAGTACACTCTTCTGCCGCTGGCAGGCCTGAAACGCCTGACGGCCCAGATCCTTACCAATGCCCGAGCCGAGAAAGCCGCCGGTCGGAATGATGAAGTCGCCGGAACGGCCATAGCGATTAATCCAGACGGTGCCCGCCTCGATGGCGCGCATGGCACGTAACGCTCGCGGCAGGCTCAGAGTGTGGACACCGGCGCAGAGGCCATAGGTGTCATGTGCCGCCATCGCCAGGCCCTGCTCCTCCTCATCAAACGTCTGCACCGTCAGCACCGGGCCAAAAATCTCCTGCTGCACCGCCGGATTGTCCTGCGTAACCTGACTCAGCAGAGTGGGCTGCCAGAACCAGCCTTCGTCGGTGCCGGCGAAACGTTCTCCGCCCACCAGCACTTCAGCGCCCTGCGCTTTCGCCGCCTCGATTACCGAGCTGACCTTCAGGCCCTGACGCTCGTCGATTAACGGCGCGTAGCGACTATCCTCCTGCCAGGTCACGCCCGGTCTGACGTCCTGACAGAGCTCTATCAGCCGCTCTGTCAGCGGTTCCGCTATGTTGCGCTGCACGATAAGCCGGGTGCCTGCCACACAAGCCTGGCCGCCGTTGGCCGTGAAGCCGCGCAGGATCCGCTGGGCCAGAATGTCCGGGTCGCCCGCATCATCAAATACCAGCTGCGGACTTTTACCGCCCAGCTCCAGCGTGACCGGCTTCATGCCGTGCTGCGCAGCATCGCTCATGATGCGCGCGCCGGTCAGGGTCGATCCGGTAAAGGAGACTTTGCGCACCAGCGGATGAGTGACCAGCGCGCTGCCGGTAACGGCACCGCTGCCCTGGACAATATTCAGCACCCCCGCCGGTAAGCCCGCCTGAATCGCCAGCTCCGCCATGCGCACGGTTGAAAACGGCGTCAGCTCAGAGGGTTTCAGCACCACCGCGTTGCCCGCCGCCAGCGCCGGGCCGCATTTCCATGACGCCATCGACAGCGGAAAATTCCACGGGGTAATGGCGGCGATAACGCCATAGGGTTCGGCAATCAGCATGCCGAGGCTGCTGTCACGGGTCGGAAACAGGTCACCGCTGTATTTGTCGGCGCATTCGGCATAGAAGCGAATCGCTTCGGCAGTAAAGGGAATTTCATGCAGCACCACGTCGCTGATTGGCCGGGTCGAACCCAGGGCTTCCAGCCGGGCCAGCAGAGGATCCTGCTCAATCAGGTCGGCCCAGCGCCGCAATACCCGTCCACGCTCGCGGGGCGCGCAGCCGGACCAGCCACTGGTTTTCAGCGCCTGATGGGCGACGGTCACCGCGCGGTCGACATCCTGCGGCGTGGCGTCCTGCAGCGTGGCACAGACGCGGCCATCAGAAGGCCGCTTTACCTGGAAAGCGGCGCCCTGACACTGACAGTGCTGGCCGCCAATATAATGGCCGGCTGGAAGAGAAACTTTTTCAGGGTCGAAACTTAACATGGAAGCATTCCTTATTTGTTACACCCATCAGTGGCTGGATTATCACTTTTTATGACCACCCATTTCTGCGCTGTTAATTAACTAATGCAGAAAGTATGCCAGCCGGACAAAAAATAAAAATGCGTTTAAAACAGCGCAAAAAAATTTTCTGCCGTATTGTCCCGCGATTTTTTGCGGAATTGCCGAAGCATTAAACAGATGATTTACTTCACAAAATTTATGCACCCTGTGGGTGCAGCCTGCATGAAAATTGCACCAACGCGGATATTCCGGCGAAGAGGGCTCATTTCGCCGCACGTCACACCGCGATTTACTGACCCGATTCACACCTCTGATAAATTTTTTAGATTTTTAAAAGAGACTGTTTGACGCCGGGACGTTTCTGCTTTCTTACCCGCAAAAAAAAGCCAGCCGGATTGATCGGCTGGCGCGTTATTATTTTTATTACAGACTGCCAATATGAAAGGTTTTCAGCTCCAGATATTCTTCTATTCCGTAGCGGGAACCTTCGCGCCCCAGACCCGAGAGCTTCACGCCACCAAAGGGCGCCACCTCCAGTGAGACCGCGCCGGTGTTAAAGCCCACCATGCCCGCCTCCAGCGATTCCGCGACCCGCCATGCCCGCCGGATGTTTTCGGTAAAGAAATAGGCAGCCAGACCGTATGGGGTGTCATTCGCCATCGCAATCGCCTCCTCTTCCTCATCAAAGATGAACAAGGGTGCCACAGGGCCAAAGGTCTCTTCACGGGCGATGCGCATCTTCACCGTAACCTCACCAAGCACGGTGGGCTGAACGAAAGTCCCCTGGTCCTGACTGATGCCCCCGGTCAACAGCGTTGCGCCCTGGCTGAGCGCATCGTCGATGTGACCATTCACTTTTTCCACTGCGCGGGCATTGATCAGGGGACCGATCGTAGTGCCCGGTGCAAAGCCATCCCCTACCTTCAGAGTGGCGACCTCCTCCAGCAGGCGTGCAGTGAAGCGGGGATAGATGTTTCGCTGAACCAGGATGCGGTTGGCGCAGACGCAGGTCTGCCCGGCGTTGCGGAACTTGCTGAGCATGACGCCCGCAACTGCAATCTCAACATCGGCATCATCAAACACGATCATCGGCGCGTTGCCGCCCAGCTCCAGACTCAGGCGTTTGAGGCTGTTGGCGCTCTGCTGCATCAGCAGCTGCCCGATCCGGGTCGAGCCGGTAAAGGAGATTTTGCGCACCGTCTGGCTTTCAGTCAGCGTCTCACCAATTTCTGCAGGCAGGCCGGTGAGCATCTGCAACACCCCCGGCGGAAAACCGGCACGCTCCGCCAGCACAGCCAGCGCCAGTGCCGAGAGCGGCGTTAATTCCGACGGTTTCACAATGATCGGGCAGCCTGCCGCCAGCGCGGGAGCGACCTTGCGGGTGATCATCGCTATCGGGAAGTTCCACGGCGTAATCGCGGCGGCCACCCCTACCGGCTGTTTCAGTACCAGAATGCGGCGATCGTCGCTGGGCGCGGGTATGGTGTCACCGTAGATGCGGCGGGCCTCCTCCGCGAACCATTTTACAAAACTGGCACCGTAGAGAACTTCACCCCGGGCTTCTGCCAGCGGTTTGCCCTGCTCAGCGGTCATGATCATCGCCAGATCGTCAGCATGGTCCAGCATCAGCTGATGCCATTTTTCCAGCAGCGCGGCGCGGCTGACATGTGTCGTTTTGCCCCAGCTGATGCGCACGGATTCCGCGCAGGCTATCGCCTGCTCTGTCTCTGACCGACCCAGGGCCGGGATCGTAGCCAGGGTTTCGCCTGTCGCCGGATCGGTAACCGGCAGCGTGGCACCCTGATGTGCATCCTGCCAGCGTCCGGCAAACAGCGCCTGCTGGCGCAGCAGATCGCTGTCGTTGAGTTGTAGTCGCGACATAACATCCCCTTGTGGTAAGCAAATTCCACTTTATCGCGCCTGATGCGTGCAGGATGTTGTTGTGCAAAATAAGAAAGGCGGGCCAGCAGGTTTTTGGCCCGGATTTGAAATTTTATGCCGTGCAGGCACCCGGCGGCTCTGCCGGGTGCGACTGAGATCAGATCTGGAAGTCGATAACCGGTTCATCATCGCTGCTGTAGGAGAGCGCCTGACGTTTAATCTCCTCCAGCGAGAGGTTAGCATTGCAGAGTTCGAGGAACTGCCAGACATAGTTTCTTTGCAGCTGGCCGCGCTTGAGACCAAGCCAGACCGTGCTGGGGTCGAACAGGTGCGTGGCGTCAATGCGGACCAGCTCTTCGCTCTCTTCGGTTTCACACGCCTGATCCGCCAGTATCCCGACGCCCAATCCCAGCTTAACGTAGGTTTTGACCACGTCGGAGTCCTGGGCGCTGAGCACGATATCCGGCTTCAGCCCCGCCGACTGGAAGGCCCGATCGACGCGCGACCGGCCGGTGATCCCCTGGCGATAGGTAATGAGTGGATAGCGGCTGAGTGTGCTGAGTGACACCGGCTGATTCTGCACCAGCTCATGCCCGGCGGGCACCAGCAGCGCGTGATGCCAGCTGAACCAGGGAAACGCCGCCAGGCTGCTGTTGTTGACCAGCATTTCACTGGCGATACCGATATCCGCCTCTCCCGCCAGCAGCATGGTGACGATTTCCTGCGGTGAACCCTGGTTGAGTTCGAGCCGGACGTTGGGATAGAGCTGGCGGAAGGCTTTAATCACTTTCGGCAGGCTGTAGCGCGCCTGGGTATGGGTGGTGGCAATGGTCAGGATACCGCTGGTTTCATTGGTAAAGACATCGGCCAGCCGTCGCACTTTTCCCGCTTCGTCAAGGATGCGCTCGGCAATCGTCAGCAGCGCTTTGCCCGGTTCCGTCATGCCCAGCAGACGCTTACCGCGACGGATAAAGATCTCAACGCCCAGTTCATCTTCCAGATCGCGGATGTGACGACTGACGCCTGACTGGGACGTAAATAGCGTGTTAGCGACTTCCGTTAAGTTAAACTCACAGCGGGCCGCCTCGCGGATGATTTTAAGTTGCTGGAAATTCACGGTATTTACCTCCCTTTACATAATCTGATTCCCTGATGGTAAGAACTATTATTGATAACAGGAAATACTAAAAAATTTACCTTTATGAATTTAGGGAATAACGGGAGGAATAAGGTAGTCCTATAAGAGGTTCAGTCAGTTCTGCTTGCCGGTGGAGATACGGCATTGATACGTGAAACGACACCGAGCGGGTTTCGTTCGCCTGGCAGGCCGGGCAGTTTCAGGCCGCCTTTGCTGGCGACCGACAAGGGGGCGCCAGTCGCCGCGCCCCCCTGCCCCCTGGCTCCAGTCTGCATCACCGCCGCTTCGCGGTCCCTTCGCTTATTCCGGATTTCTCACGGACCGGCGGGACGCGCCATCCCTGGCGCGAGCCCGCCTCTTCGCGACATCCCTGTCGCTAGTCCTGAAATCCCTCATACGCTCAGCGGCTCTGACGGCCTCCCTCCCCGCTGTAACTTCTTCTTTCTGTGTTGGGTACTTTATCGCTTCAGGTTCAGAGGATTAGCTCTGGCTCTGGCTCTGGCTCTGGCTCTGGCTCTGGCTCTGGCTCTGGCTTCCAGGCCAGCAGACAACGCTGCATCGTAATAAACAAAAAGAATTCACAGGCGACAGTCTGACAGAGGCGTCCGCAGCGCCGGGGAACAACCGGAGGCCAGGATGAGCCGACAGGACGTCGGCGAAAGGACGGAACGCGCCAGGGATGGCACGTCCGGACGGTCCGCAGGCCGCAGGGCGTGACGAGGCAACCCCGCAAAGCGGGGCACGAAAAGAGCCGGACGCCGGAATTGTCAGGAGGCGCCCGCCCGCACGGGCAACCTGAAACACCCCGCAGCCTGGCGGACGAAACCCGCTCAGCGCAAATCCGTAGTGACGTTCTCCTTTAACGCTCAACGGCTGTTCTGTGAATCCCCGTCACGCCTGCCCTCACGCCAACGCCCTTACCCCACTAACATCAACTCACGCTCTTCACTCAGCGGCTTATTGAGTAGCGACAGCAGAATATTTTTTACAGCCTGCGCGGAAGGCGACAGCGGCAAGCGGGCGGAGATATTCAGCGAAAGCGGCAGACTCAGTGAGGGGCTGTTGATGCGCGACATCCAGGCATCGGCCGAGCCCACCAGTGCACGGGCGGCCGATTCGGGTAATACCGTTACGCCCATGCCGCTCGAAATGGCGGCGGTCAGCGTAGAGATCGATTCGATCTCGCCGATGATACGCGCACTCAGGCGGCGCAGTGAAAATGCCTCATCGACCCGCTTGCGCACCGCGCTGTAGTCGCGCGGTAAAAACAGGCTCATCTGCGCCACATCGGCCAGGTCAACGCTGGCGCCCGGGTAGTCGGTGGCGCCCACCAGATAGAGATCTTCTTTCATCAGCGCCATGCTGCTGATCCCGGCTGTCGGCGCACGGTCGTACAGCACCGCCATATCCAGCTGACCGTTCATCACTTTCTCGTTCAGCACGCTGCCGCTGTTTTCATGCAGGTAGACCAGCACTTCCGGGAACTGATCGCGCACCGTCTGCAACAGCGGCATGGTCAGCGATGAGGCTGCCGTACCTGGTGCCAGACCAATCGACACCTGACCGCTCAGCACCTGCCCGGCATTGATGACCGCCGTCTGCGCCTGCTCACACTGGCGCAGGATCGTCCGCGCATGACCATAAAGAATTTTGCCTGCCTCGGTCGGCGTCACGCCACGCTTGGTGCGGATCAGCAGTTGCTGGTCCAGCTCACTCTCCAGCGTTGCCACCTGCTGACTGAGTGCAGGCTGGGCGATATGCAGCACTTCTGCTGCCTGCGTCAGACTGCCGATATCGACGATTTTCACAAAGTATTTCAGTCGTCTTAAATTCATCCTGCCTCCGTCACTCACCCCG is part of the Pantoea sp. Ep11b genome and harbors:
- a CDS encoding ABC transporter permease is translated as MNTLLLPWRFLQSLSWSGRLGLLVSLFWLLMALFGTALAPHSIDDIGGGPLMGGLTAENLLGTDYLGRDMLSRILYGAKFSIGLALSAALLASLVGTLLALLAAVTGRWLEELLGRINDALLVLPGKVLSLMIVAVFGSSLPMLVLTAVFTYWPGAFRIAFAMASSLRSMDYVRASRLRGESRWYIAIHDILPNMVHPMLTDFGLRFVYIVLLLSGLSFLGLGVQPPYADWGTLVRENMQGLFDGSPAVLMPALAIASLTIGANLFIDSLQAMRPMTLAKEGA
- a CDS encoding ABC transporter permease, with amino-acid sequence MNRYMLFLIARRTGAGILTLLIVSAVVFFITSLLPGDAAQMILGQNATPETVAALRQQLGLDQPLLMRYLHWLAGLVQGDFGISFASHLPVSQLVAQRIPATFELAAITTLICVPLALLIGILAAMNRGSRLDRALVIATMATVAVPEFLVATVAVLIFAVRLHWVSAMSFGSPDSDLLSYLKAYALPVLTLCCVLVAQMARMTRAAIINQLDSPYLEMAQLKGVSPLRAVLRHALPNAVGPIANAISLSLSYLFGGVIIIETIFSYPGLASQLVDAVSNRDLPVVQLCVMLFAACYLVLLLLADILTIAFNPKWRSA
- a CDS encoding ABC transporter substrate-binding protein, whose product is MSKFDNNDADAVNPALTRMITEGSLSRRSLMKILSAGAVMSSGLVGFSGAALADDKPVRGGKLRAAMSNASATDTLDPAKSNNSADYTRQFMFYSGLTELDKNLTAQPALAESLESSDGITWHIKLRKGVTFHDGKPLTASDVIFSLSRHKDPAIASIAFKLADQFKAFSAVSDSEVQLELNSANFDVPYMLATPPFLIVKEGTTDFSKGIGTGPFICKTFMPGTRTIGTRNPNYYKPGLPHLDEVELIGVTDGAARVNALMSGDLQMVSTLTAADCKRLNASGEFGVLESKSGMYTNLIIRTDMKPGNNEDFVLAMKYLQPREMLVKTVLQGYGDVSNDTPVPPWHPLYNADLKPRPLDVEKAKFHIKKAGMTGSTVEIITTPNIEGANEGGQLIQQMARGAGLNVKVRRVPYDGYWSSHWMKDPLGYGSINPRPTLDMLFSQFYLSTAPNNESGWKNPRFDQLVVAARGERDQARRKQMYGDMQTLIYDHCGTIIPTFISSTDGYSKKVKGVEPWPSGMMMGYRFHEFAWLSA
- a CDS encoding NAD(P)/FAD-dependent oxidoreductase, which produces MKLESFWQATAPAFTGAAREPLPAQADVVVIGGGFTGISAALNLARSGIRVVVLESGDVMSQASARNGGHCNTGVAHNFASLVASQGLEQASRFYRAFDDAVSYVCQLIQEEQIDCDFRLCGKLKLASKASHMAGLREAYELMRRTVDPQIELLDKTAVRDEIASDDFHGGLLQKRGGQMHMGKFGVGLAEAAARSGAKIYPHHAVTKLERLRGYQHRIHTAQGAILADKVLMATGCSNVGPFPWFQRRIVPVGSFIVVTEALDPALLRQVLPHDRTYVTSLNIGNYFRTTTDHRLVFGGRARFAVSNPTSDSRSGEILHHALTQMLPPLRQARVDYCWGGMVDMTADRLPHAGEQEGLFYSLGYSGHGTQMSVWMGRVMADLLAEKRNENPWQRDAWPALPGYHGKPWFLPLAGLYYKAKDRLS
- a CDS encoding haloacid dehalogenase type II, yielding MALFKPKFITFDCYGTLIRFDMAGAAQRRFSDRVDPDDMHAFTTDFSSYRLDEVLGAWKPYYDVVSNAIQRTCKKWGVRWDKADSDFIYTDCASWGPHPDVPAGLAKVATEFPLVLLTNSMKDLIPHHIPRLGAPIHMTITAEEAGAYKPQMKGFEYMLDRLGCGPEEILHVSSSFRYDLMTAHDLGIKNKVWVNRGHEPANPYYQYTEINDIGGLPGVVGL
- a CDS encoding aldehyde dehydrogenase — its product is MLSFDPEKVSLPAGHYIGGQHCQCQGAAFQVKRPSDGRVCATLQDATPQDVDRAVTVAHQALKTSGWSGCAPRERGRVLRRWADLIEQDPLLARLEALGSTRPISDVVLHEIPFTAEAIRFYAECADKYSGDLFPTRDSSLGMLIAEPYGVIAAITPWNFPLSMASWKCGPALAAGNAVVLKPSELTPFSTVRMAELAIQAGLPAGVLNIVQGSGAVTGSALVTHPLVRKVSFTGSTLTGARIMSDAAQHGMKPVTLELGGKSPQLVFDDAGDPDILAQRILRGFTANGGQACVAGTRLIVQRNIAEPLTERLIELCQDVRPGVTWQEDSRYAPLIDERQGLKVSSVIEAAKAQGAEVLVGGERFAGTDEGWFWQPTLLSQVTQDNPAVQQEIFGPVLTVQTFDEEEQGLAMAAHDTYGLCAGVHTLSLPRALRAMRAIEAGTVWINRYGRSGDFIIPTGGFLGSGIGKDLGRQAFQACQRQKSVLIDF
- a CDS encoding NAD-dependent succinate-semialdehyde dehydrogenase; protein product: MSRLQLNDSDLLRQQALFAGRWQDAHQGATLPVTDPATGETLATIPALGRSETEQAIACAESVRISWGKTTHVSRAALLEKWHQLMLDHADDLAMIMTAEQGKPLAEARGEVLYGASFVKWFAEEARRIYGDTIPAPSDDRRILVLKQPVGVAAAITPWNFPIAMITRKVAPALAAGCPIIVKPSELTPLSALALAVLAERAGFPPGVLQMLTGLPAEIGETLTESQTVRKISFTGSTRIGQLLMQQSANSLKRLSLELGGNAPMIVFDDADVEIAVAGVMLSKFRNAGQTCVCANRILVQRNIYPRFTARLLEEVATLKVGDGFAPGTTIGPLINARAVEKVNGHIDDALSQGATLLTGGISQDQGTFVQPTVLGEVTVKMRIAREETFGPVAPLFIFDEEEEAIAMANDTPYGLAAYFFTENIRRAWRVAESLEAGMVGFNTGAVSLEVAPFGGVKLSGLGREGSRYGIEEYLELKTFHIGSL
- the cbl gene encoding HTH-type transcriptional regulator Cbl, encoding MNFQQLKIIREAARCEFNLTEVANTLFTSQSGVSRHIRDLEDELGVEIFIRRGKRLLGMTEPGKALLTIAERILDEAGKVRRLADVFTNETSGILTIATTHTQARYSLPKVIKAFRQLYPNVRLELNQGSPQEIVTMLLAGEADIGIASEMLVNNSSLAAFPWFSWHHALLVPAGHELVQNQPVSLSTLSRYPLITYRQGITGRSRVDRAFQSAGLKPDIVLSAQDSDVVKTYVKLGLGVGILADQACETEESEELVRIDATHLFDPSTVWLGLKRGQLQRNYVWQFLELCNANLSLEEIKRQALSYSSDDEPVIDFQI
- the nac gene encoding nitrogen assimilation transcriptional regulator NAC, which encodes MNLRRLKYFVKIVDIGSLTQAAEVLHIAQPALSQQVATLESELDQQLLIRTKRGVTPTEAGKILYGHARTILRQCEQAQTAVINAGQVLSGQVSIGLAPGTAASSLTMPLLQTVRDQFPEVLVYLHENSGSVLNEKVMNGQLDMAVLYDRAPTAGISSMALMKEDLYLVGATDYPGASVDLADVAQMSLFLPRDYSAVRKRVDEAFSLRRLSARIIGEIESISTLTAAISSGMGVTVLPESAARALVGSADAWMSRINSPSLSLPLSLNISARLPLSPSAQAVKNILLSLLNKPLSEERELMLVG